The following coding sequences lie in one Sorghum bicolor cultivar BTx623 chromosome 6, Sorghum_bicolor_NCBIv3, whole genome shotgun sequence genomic window:
- the LOC8083415 gene encoding homeobox-leucine zipper protein ROC6 has product MAAWTLVLETAVGSSPSAVKTCVLVSPRAHTRHGDAGLVTMENERQQNNKGDDELIYLPLDVEEYDMDALMGEEDHLNNDKATGGEEHNINNGSSSKRSKRFNVEQLQQLESSFQECTHPDDAMRRELAARVGIETRQVKFWFQNRRTQTKVKSYATENNKFRQQNADLLAENMELHKELTCSRCRDPTAEKWQLLDENAKLKEMCQRANADLTKLIQAADRPPSVTPEDLALVTSMNPLSSNVGNSSSSTNNLQVTLLSYAECAIKEFDILARNGPPLWLPIIGGNMLNIQEYTRLRFPRLHGICPQGFVVEATRDTALVRGTASDLLGILTNVPRWFETFPGIVAAVRDYHNVSSGIFGSGNGLIQEINVDLSVESPCPPLRSMKFLRISMQTANGDFAVVDVSINGVHEQEAGSKNKHTSCRLLPSGCLIQDMGDGHCQVTWIVHAEYNETIVPPIFRQFFGSGQAFGASRWLASLKRHCEYKAVMHSSQVPTGGGLGVVTISALGRWNLLDLAQRMMAIFYKTTSAMATVEPGTIVTMFGGRRGSAGEMVEPAVRMEHLQSMFSTTYAMGNAVVTNAANNTALLLQQESIDVSCALVVFSLVEKTMIHSIMGGGHSTSSFVLLPSGFAILPDGHGRPHHAAANSSSSALAGPNNRTPPGCLLTAAYQVQVSFNNLGHPDVQGTFEDAGMRICQAIKKIMAAVGTDLVVPA; this is encoded by the exons ATGGCAGCGTGGACGTTGGTACTGGAGACAGCGGTGGGGTCGTCACCGTCGGCGGTGAAGACATGTGTCCTCGTCTCCCCTCGGGCACACACGCGGCACGGCGACGCCGGCTTG GTAACTATGGAGAATGAGAGGCAGCAGAACAACAAGGGAGATGATGAGTTAATCTACCTGCCATTGGACGTGGAAGAATATGATATGGATGCTCTCATGGGAGAAGAGGACCACTTGAACAATGATAAGGCTACGGGTGGCGAGGAACACAACATCAACAATGGGTCATCATCCAAGCGTTCCAAACGTTTCAATGTGGAACAGCTTCAACAACTTGAATC TTCGTTCCAAGAGTGTACACACCCAGATGATGCAATGCGTCGGGAACTGGCTGCCAGGGTTGGCATAGAAACAAGGCAGGTCAAGTTTTGGTTTCAAAACCGACGCACTCAGACGAAG GTGAAATCCTATGCAACTGAGAACAACAAATTCCGGCAACAAAATGCTGATCTGCTCGCAGAGAACATGGAACTCCATAAAGAATTGACATGCAGCAGATGTCGCGACCCAACAGCAGAGAAATGGCAGCTGCTGGATGAAAATGCCAAGCTCAAGGAAATGTGCCAGCGCGCCAATGCAGATCTGACCAAGCTCATACAGGCGGCGGATCGTCCTCCCTCTGTGACACCGGAGGATCTGGCATTAGTTACTTCCATGAACCCATTGTCCAGCAATGTTGGTAACAGTAGCAGTAGCACCAATAACCTGCAGGTTACACTTCTCTCATATGCTGAATGTGCTATCAAAGAGTTTGATATTCTAGCAAGGAACGGTCCCCCATTGTGGCTGCCTATCATCGGTGGCAATATGCTCAACATCCAGGAGTACACCCGCCTGAGATTCCCAAGATTACATGGGATCTGCCCACAGGGCTTTGTTGTGGAGGCCACCAGGGACACTGCCTTAGTCAGGGGAACAGCGTCAGACCTCTTAGGCATCCTCACTAacgtg CCACGCTGGTTCGAGACGTTCCCTGGAATTGTAGCAGCTGTACGGGACTACCACAACGTCTCTAGTGGCATTTTTGGTTCAGGCAATGGGCTAATTCAGGAG ATAAATGTAGATCTGTCGGTGGAGTCACCATGCCCACCACTTCGCAGCATGAAATTTTTGAGGATTAGCATGCAGACTGCAAATGGGGACTTTGCTGTAGTGGACGTGTCCATCAATGGTGTTCATGAACAAGAAGCAGGCAGCAAAAATAAGCACACGAGCTGCAGGTTGCTGCCCTCTGGTTGTCTCATTCAAGACATGGGTGATGGCCATTGTCAG GTAACATGGATTGTCCATGCGGAGTACAATGAGACCATTGTGCCACCAATCTTTCGACAATTCTTTGGGTCTGGGCAGGCCTTCGGCGCAAGCCGTTGGCTTGCATCACTGAAGAGGCACTGTGAGTACAAGGCTGTTATGCATTCCAGCCAAGTTCCAACCGGTGGTGGATTAG GGGTGGTCACCATATCTGCTCTGGGTAGATGGAACCTCTTAGATCTGGCACAGCGGATGATGGCGATCTTTTACAAGACTACGTCTGCGATGGCCACTGTGGAACCGGGCACCATTGTTACCATGTTCGGTGGCCGCAGGGGCTCTGCCGGCGAGATGGTTGAGCCAGCCGTGCGCATG GAACACCTCCAGAGCATGTTTTCAACTACCTATGCAATGGGCAACGCCGTG GTGACTAATGCAGCTAACAACACCGCGCTGCTCCTGCAACAGGAAAGCATCGATGTCTCATGCGCACTAGTTGTGTTCAGCCTTGTTGAAAAGACCATGATTCATTCCATCATGGGTGGTGGCCACAGCACTTCAAGCTTTGTCCTCCTGCCATCTGGATTCGCCATCCTCCCAGATGGCCATGGCAGGCCTCACCATGCTGCTGCCAACTCCTCCAGTAGTGCTCTTGCCGGACCAAACAACAGAACTCCTCCAGGATGTCTTCTTACTGCAGCCTACCAGGTACAGGTGTCATTCAATAATCTTGGTCACCCAGATGTACAGGGGACCTTTGAGGATGCTGGAATGCGGATCTGCCAAGCGATAAAGAAGATCATGGCTGCCGTTGGAACGGATCTTGTTGTCCCAGCCTAA